In a genomic window of Zingiber officinale cultivar Zhangliang chromosome 9B, Zo_v1.1, whole genome shotgun sequence:
- the LOC122024661 gene encoding transcription factor MYB17-like, with amino-acid sequence MGRTPCCDKQGLKKGPWTPEEDKILVDYIKAHGHGSWRSLPKLAGLLRCGKSCRLRWANYLRPDIKRGPFTVEEDKSIIQLHAILGNKWSAIAAQLPGRTDNEVKNYWNTHLKKRLHLQRHQHHLLPAATGIGGSHMAQWESARLEAEARLSRESLLFSASASAVSSSPASAIDAAPVASSSQPEDFFLRIWNSEVGTSFRQRRLPEEAESKSCVTFGPQPPPTAAAAGMDVDSSGSNEVVAAEEISDEAYQLYLDFTGDDLGMLHGQLSALFAADLNDSCFDSAFK; translated from the exons ATGGGAAGAACTCCGTGCTGCGACAAGCAGGGGCTGAAGAAGGGGCCGTGGACGCCTGAGGAAGACAAGATTTTGGTCGACTACATCAAGGCCCACGGCCATGGCAGCTGGCGATCCCTCCCTAAGCTCGCAG GCCTGCTTCGGTGCGGGAAGAGTTGCAGGCTGCGGTGGGCAAACTACTTGCGGCCGGACATCAAGCGCGGCCCCTTCACCGTCGAGGAAGACAAGTCCATCATCCAGCTCCACGCCATCCTCGGCAACAA GTGGTCGGCGATTGCGGCGCAATTGCCGGGACGGACGGACAACGAGGTGAAGAACTACTGGAACACCCACCTCAAGAAGCGCCTCCACCTCCAACGCCACCAGCACCACCTCCTCCCGGCTGCCACTGGTATCGGCGGCAGCCACATGGCGCAGTGGGAGAGCGCCCGACTTGAAGCCGAAGCGCGCCTCTCGCGCGAGTCGCTCCTCTTCTCTGCCAGTGCCTCCGCCGTCTCCTCCTCCCCTGCCTCCGCCATCGATGCGGCGCCAGTGGCGTCCTCCTCCCAGCCCGAGGACTTCTTCCTCCGCATTTGGAACTCAGAGGTCGGGACCTCCTTCCGGCAGCGGCGCCTGCCGGAGGAGGCGGAGAGCAAGAGCTGCGTGACATTCGGGCCACAGCCGCCTCCGACGGCGGCGGCAGCGGGGATGGACGTGGACTCGTCGGGGTCTAACGAGGTGGTGGCTGCGGAAGAGATCTCCGACGAGGCGTACCAGCTCTACCTCGACTTCACCGGCGACGATTTGGGGATGCTCCACGGCCAGCTCTCCGCCCTCTTCGCCGCCGACCTCAACGATTCCTGCTTCGACTCCGCCTTCAAATGA
- the LOC122024662 gene encoding actin-depolymerizing factor has product MCLSISANSASGMAVNDECKLKFLELKAKRNFRFIIFKIDEALQQVTVEKLGKPGESYDDFTTSFPPNECRYAVFDFDFVTDENCQKSKIFFISWAPDASRVRSKMLYASSKDRFKRELDGIQVELQATDPSEMSLDIVKERAL; this is encoded by the exons ATGTGCCTAAGCATATCG GCAAACTCCGCGTCCGGAATGGCAGTTAATGATGAGTGCAAGCTCAAATTCTTGGAGCTGAAAGCCAAGAGGAATTTCCGTTTCATCATCTTCAAGATTGATGAGGCACTACAGCAAGTCACGGTGGAGAAGCTAGGCAAACCAGGCGAGAGCTATGATGATTTCACAACATCCTTTCCCCCCAATGAGTGCCGCTATGCTGTTTTTGATTTCGACTTTGTTACCGATGAAAATTGCCAAAAGAGCAAGATCTTCTTCATTTCTTG GGCTCCGGATGCATCGAGAGTGAGGAGTAAGATGTTATATGCTAGCTCCAAAGATAGATTCAAGAGAGAACTCGACGGCATTCAAGTTGAGTTGCAGGCCACTGATCCAAGCGAGATGAGCCTTGACATTGTTAAAGAGAGAGCTTTATGA
- the LOC122024660 gene encoding uncharacterized protein LOC122024660, which produces MFTMDQDVVFECQNQSQVTLRHKFASTPSLSSKKVEEKDRKRLPVSRYRYLNRLDGDLRGFNRSYSSSLDYKSMNSRKLNANGDNEVVKRGSMYQSSKEVRRMRKQREGRRKVDFGCSDDAFISFEIVDHVPKHIGSKSNQFPNKQFLSLVSSNADSVNLISTRCTEFPKSSFCDLPNKPPNTDNTCLDFMPVKGCAVDDSVEICSHSVKPTPRRVAPGSLEPDLLKEQKSHCYGKIHPESYMKNNCERDSINTLPKCLSENAKISHAVLNLDHGMADASVLKTVFTPLKRIFDPIMKTKSLRDSFPAATQNSGSVCVHPTDIGLKAVPEKSILNAISIKEEDIKPGTCLIRGSVPAAISPAHLHGILRLDTENGYPSLEFSIQDPEEVLFAKTWKTDSAFNWVYTFHSSKKKINTSRRTKDNNEILPPLIGQMHVSFYLCSEVRENGSLFNSTVTEFVLYDIARARRNFSVEERSKCCTDSTQAVSSNVVEDRIPTATPERNKSVEYPDSSRLGLDSCDSKVSTSFPWSSKDLHPQHEIAAVVIQVPFNKKESPKDEKGFGRQGDQKAAKCSPIDQKKKTENQMNPATIEVVMPSGNHGLPNTDEAGPSSLLERWRFGGGCDCGGWDMSCPIIVFDNQRGDDWISRSTLEFQEPMLLFLKGSKENLPALIITADEKGQYSVYFHAQFSVLQAFSICTAILHSPEVCSAIVQEKTRQSLYSNSLWLLFEEEPRHLIEAVENEEQRKAKEGVEQTSPLFSLDPPPFSPIGRV; this is translated from the exons ATGTTTACTATGGATCAAGATGTTGTTTTTGAGTGTCAAAATCAATCTCAAGTAACACTGAGGCATAAATTTGCTTCCACACCAAGTCTTAGCAGTAAGAAGGTAGAAGAGAAAGATAGAAAAAGATTACCTGTGAGCAGATACCGATACTTGAATAGGTTGGATGGCGATTTGAGAGGATTTAATCGCAGTTACTCATCAAGTCTTGATTATAAAAGCATGAACTCCAGAAAGCTCAATGCCAATGGTGATAATGAAGTGGTGAAAAGAGGTTCCATGTATCAGAGCTCTAAGGAGGTCAGGAGAATGAGAAAGCAACGAGAAGGGAGGAGGAAAGTAGACTTTGGGTGCAGTGATGATGCTTTTATTTCATTTGAGATTGTAGATCATGTGCCTAAGCATATCGGTAGCAAATCCAATCAGTTTCCAAATAAGCAGTTTCTATCTCTTGTCAGTTCGAATGCTGATTCAGTTAACTTGATCAGCACAAGATGCACAGAGTTTCCGAAATCTTCTTTCTGTGATCTTCCTAACAAGCCTCCAAATACTGACAACACTTGCTTAGACTTTATGCCAGTGAAGGGCTGTGCTGTAGATGATTCTGTAGAAATCTGCTCGCACTCTGTCAAACCAACTCCTAGACGCGTAGCTCCGGGGTCTTTAGAACCAGATCTACTCAAGGAACAAAAGTCTCACTGCTATGGAAAGATTCATCCTGAAAGTTACATGAAAAATAATTGCGAAAGAGATTCAATAAATACCCTTCCAAAATGCTTGTCAGAAAATGCAAAAATATCACATGCTGTTTTGAATTTGGATCATGGCATGGCTGATGCAAGTGTGTTGAAAACAGTGTTTACCCCACTGAAAAGAATTTTTGATCCAATAATGAAAACCAAATCTCTGCGAGATTCATTCCCTGCCGCAACACAAAACTCTGGGAGCGTTTGTGTTCATCCCACTGACATTGGGCTGAAAGCAGTACCCGAGAAATCTATATTAAATGCGATATCTATAAAAGAAGAGGATATAAAACCTGGTACATGTTTAATACGAGGGTCCGTACCTGCTGCTATATCCCCTGCTCATCTACATGGAATTCTTAGATTGGATACAGAGAATGGTTACCCTTCACTTGAGTTTTCTATACAAGATCCAGAAGAAGTCCTATTTGCAAAGACATGGAAAACTGATAGCGCATTTAATTGGGTTTACACATTTCATAGCTCTAAGAAAAAGATCAACACTAGTCGGCGGACTAAAGACAATAATGAGATTTTGCCTCCATTAATTGGGCAGATGCATGTCTCTTTTTATCTATGCTCAGAAGTTAGAGAAAATGGATCATTGTTCAACTCAACTGTAACAGAGTTCGTGTTGTACGACATTGCAAGAGCAAGAAGGAACTTTTCTGTTGAAGAAAGATCCAAGTGTTGTACAGATTCAACCCAAGCTGTTTCTAGTAATGTGGTGGAAGATCGAATACCAACAGCAACTCCAGAGAGAAACAAGTCAGTGGAGTATCCAGATTCGTCCAGACTTGGATTAGATAGTTGTGACTCCAAAGTTTCAACTTCTTTCCCGTGGTCGTCAAAAGATTTGCATCCACAACATGAGATTGCAGCAGTCGTGATCCAAGTTCCCTTCAACAAGAAGGAAAGTCCAAAAGATGAGAAAGGATTTGGCCGGCAAGGAGACCAAAAGGCAGCTAAATGTTCTCCAATTGATCAGAAAAAGAAAACCGAGAATCAAATGAATCCTGCAACTATAGAAGTTGTTATGCCAAGTGGGAATCATGGCCTGCCTAATACAGATGAAGCTGGCCCGTCTTCACTTCTCGAGAGATGGAGGTTTGGTGGAGGCTGTGATTGTGGTGGCTGGGACATGTCCTGCCcaattattgtatttgataatcAAAGAGGTGATGATTGGATAAGCCGTTCGACATTGGAATTTCAGGAACCCATGTTGCTTTTCCTTAAG GGAAGCAAGGAAAATTTACCCGCCCTGATAATAACGGCTGATGAAAAAGGGCAATATTCAGTATATTTTCATGCACAATTCTCTGTGCTCCAAGCATTTTCAATCTGCACTGCCATATTGCATTCCCCCGAAGTTTGTTCGGCCATCGTCCAGGAAAAGACCAGGCAAAGTTTATATTCTAATTCATTGTGGTTGCTCTTTGAGGAGGAACCAAGGCATTTGATTGAAGCAGTTGAAAACGAAGAGCAAAGAAAAGCCAAAGAGGGAGTAGAGCAAACGTCTCCTCTATTTTCCCTAGACCCCCCTCCTTTTTCTCCCATCGGCAGGGTGTAG